The following coding sequences lie in one Timaviella obliquedivisa GSE-PSE-MK23-08B genomic window:
- a CDS encoding AbrB/MazE/SpoVT family DNA-binding domain-containing protein, translating into MEKQSRSRNVRLIQIGNSKGVRLPKAILQKYGFADALLLEETEHGILLRNRDNLKLSWEETYKAIAAEQEDWADFDDALADGLDPDEFDT; encoded by the coding sequence ATGGAAAAACAGTCCCGTAGTCGAAATGTCAGGCTGATTCAAATCGGGAACTCTAAGGGGGTTAGGTTGCCGAAGGCGATCTTGCAAAAATATGGGTTTGCAGACGCTTTGCTATTGGAAGAAACTGAGCATGGAATCTTGCTTAGAAACCGTGACAATCTCAAACTCTCCTGGGAAGAGACGTATAAGGCGATCGCCGCGGAGCAAGAAGATTGGGCAGATTTTGACGATGCTCTTGCAGATGGACTAGACCCCGATGAGTTTGATACCTAG
- the rsmH gene encoding 16S rRNA (cytosine(1402)-N(4))-methyltransferase RsmH: protein MQLETEFVHVPVLSQEVMEGLALRAGGHYLDATVGGGGHSQLILEALSDVQVMALDQDEQAIAAAQLKLTEFGDRVQFHATNFADYDPGDQLFDGILADLGVSSAQFDIPERGFSFRHEAALDMRMDQRQDLTAADLINTWEEVKIADVIYRYGEERLSRQIARRIVERRPFETTTALSDTIFHAVPRSYRYGRIHPATRTFQALRIAVNQELQVLETFLAKAPHWLKPQGRLVVISFHSLEDRIVKHTLKESEELKVLTKKPVIAGEEELKVNGRSRSAKLRVAERVLN, encoded by the coding sequence ATGCAGTTAGAGACTGAGTTTGTTCACGTTCCAGTGCTGAGCCAGGAAGTGATGGAGGGGCTGGCGCTACGGGCAGGCGGGCATTATTTGGATGCGACGGTGGGAGGTGGCGGGCATAGCCAGTTGATTTTGGAGGCGCTGTCTGATGTGCAGGTAATGGCGTTAGACCAAGATGAACAGGCGATCGCCGCTGCTCAACTGAAATTGACAGAGTTTGGCGATCGGGTTCAATTCCACGCGACTAACTTTGCTGATTATGATCCTGGCGACCAGTTATTCGATGGCATCCTTGCTGACCTGGGAGTAAGTTCTGCCCAGTTCGATATTCCCGAACGTGGCTTTAGCTTCCGTCATGAAGCAGCCCTAGATATGCGGATGGATCAGCGGCAAGATTTGACAGCGGCGGATTTGATTAACACCTGGGAAGAAGTCAAAATTGCGGACGTGATCTATCGATATGGCGAAGAACGGCTATCGCGCCAAATTGCCCGCCGCATTGTCGAGCGTCGCCCGTTTGAAACTACTACTGCGCTGTCAGACACAATTTTTCATGCGGTGCCTCGCTCCTATCGCTATGGACGCATTCATCCAGCCACCCGGACGTTCCAGGCACTACGAATTGCGGTGAACCAGGAACTGCAAGTGTTAGAGACGTTTTTGGCTAAGGCTCCCCACTGGCTAAAACCCCAGGGAAGGCTAGTAGTTATCAGCTTTCACAGTTTGGAAGATCGGATTGTCAAGCACACGCTGAAGGAATCAGAAGAGCTAAAGGTGCTGACTAAGAAGCCTGTCATTGCGGGGGAAGAAGAGTTGAAAGTGAATGGGCGATCGCGGTCTGCCAAACTGCGAGTAGCGGAGCGAGTTCTAAATTGA
- the hpsL gene encoding hormogonium polysaccharide biosynthesis protein HpsL has product MVKTKPKSKPKKGKKKKGRKAAESGLSLKEQLAQKRQADRLRKEFISFTVSVLGFALFIGGLAAIAGGLKAAVGAIVAILVTALSFKYPRQALWSFLIYLPLGGTVIYALGNSPILQLAKDGFYIPAVLGVVQYCRQKKLPILIPKQLTVPLGIMLTCCFLTLLFVNGYQQFVTKPGGVPLGLGIFGIKILLGYAPLLFCAYYLLRDRQDFLFLMRLSLLLIIFCCGLGLIQYLMLLTGICQGTRLAQGSDLFRASLGARCFVGGSLLYSPSQGVIRLPGTFVAPWQWGWFLISSAFIAFPTAFNDPKPIWRLLGLVGLGAVFVMAVVSGQRIALALVPVVVAVLLIFTGQIANLKRFLPIAVGLGLALGVGAANNAATMQERIDSFMSRWNASPPYDFIFQQLQWSLARGGFLGRGLGRATNSGRFLGETVLVETYYPKLIYEIGILGTIAFLILVTTLTIATFKAYRSGRDRTLRSYGAALWLFIFAMSYNTYYYPLDVDPVAVYYWFFAGVTLKLPEIENQENREAKLQDVPESIGKKQRVKRSGFG; this is encoded by the coding sequence GTGGTAAAAACAAAGCCTAAAAGTAAACCGAAAAAAGGCAAAAAGAAGAAAGGTCGGAAAGCGGCTGAATCAGGACTGAGTTTGAAGGAGCAGTTGGCACAAAAACGTCAAGCCGATCGCCTTCGCAAAGAGTTTATTAGTTTTACAGTTTCTGTCCTGGGGTTTGCTCTGTTTATAGGTGGACTGGCGGCGATCGCGGGGGGGCTAAAAGCAGCAGTAGGGGCGATCGTTGCCATCCTTGTGACCGCTCTTTCCTTCAAATATCCTCGTCAAGCTTTGTGGTCATTTCTCATCTATTTACCGCTAGGAGGAACGGTAATTTATGCGCTAGGTAATAGCCCGATTCTGCAATTAGCAAAAGATGGATTTTACATTCCTGCCGTGCTCGGAGTGGTGCAGTACTGTCGGCAGAAAAAACTGCCCATCCTTATTCCTAAGCAATTAACGGTGCCGCTAGGAATTATGTTGACCTGCTGCTTCCTGACGCTGCTGTTTGTCAATGGCTACCAGCAGTTTGTGACTAAACCTGGAGGGGTGCCTCTGGGTTTGGGAATTTTTGGTATCAAAATTTTGTTGGGCTATGCGCCGCTGTTGTTTTGTGCGTATTACTTACTGCGCGATCGCCAGGATTTTTTGTTTTTGATGCGGCTGTCATTGCTGTTGATCATCTTCTGTTGTGGACTCGGGCTGATTCAATACCTCATGCTGTTGACTGGAATTTGCCAGGGAACACGATTAGCCCAAGGCAGCGATTTATTTCGGGCATCTTTAGGGGCGCGATGTTTTGTTGGTGGCTCGTTGCTTTACAGTCCTTCCCAGGGCGTTATTCGTCTGCCTGGAACTTTTGTTGCGCCCTGGCAGTGGGGCTGGTTTCTTATTTCGAGTGCATTTATTGCCTTTCCAACTGCATTTAATGATCCCAAACCAATATGGCGACTTTTAGGGCTAGTTGGCTTGGGTGCAGTTTTTGTCATGGCGGTGGTGTCAGGACAACGAATTGCCTTGGCGCTGGTGCCTGTAGTGGTTGCAGTGCTACTGATTTTTACAGGTCAGATTGCCAACCTAAAGAGGTTTTTGCCGATCGCCGTCGGGTTAGGTTTGGCGTTGGGAGTTGGCGCAGCAAATAATGCCGCGACTATGCAAGAGCGCATTGATAGCTTTATGAGCCGATGGAATGCGTCTCCGCCCTATGACTTTATTTTTCAGCAGTTGCAGTGGTCATTGGCGCGAGGCGGTTTTTTGGGACGGGGGCTAGGACGAGCAACAAATTCGGGGCGGTTTTTAGGAGAGACGGTGCTGGTTGAGACTTATTACCCCAAGCTAATTTATGAGATTGGGATTTTAGGGACGATCGCGTTCTTGATTTTGGTCACTACTTTAACGATCGCCACATTTAAAGCCTATCGTTCAGGGCGCGATCGTACTCTGAGAAGCTATGGTGCAGCGCTTTGGCTATTTATTTTTGCCATGAGCTACAACACTTACTACTATCCCCTTGATGTTGACCCTGTTGCTGTTTACTACTGGTTTTTTGCAGGGGTGACTTTAAAGCTGCCCGAAATTGAAAATCAGGAAAATCGAGAGGCAAAACTGCAAGATGTACCAGAATCTATCGGCAAGAAACAGCGCGTTAAACGGTCTGGATTTGGATGA
- a CDS encoding Uma2 family endonuclease, translating into MSQVSTPLQPEIIYPDSDGKPMSDNTKQFRWIVLIQQNLAAMFAQDPNVFVAGDLLWYPVEGDNKTRYAPDAMVVFGRPKIDRGSYQQWKEEDIAPQVVFEILSPSNTQTEMNKKLLFYDCYGVEEYYLYDPDKNDLSGWLRQGDPCGICEAARLSVVDPIASWVSPRLNICFDLTDERLQLLRPDGTPFTTLEQESQRAEQERQRADKLAAKLRELGVDPTEI; encoded by the coding sequence ATGTCACAAGTCTCAACGCCGTTACAACCCGAAATCATTTATCCGGACAGCGACGGCAAGCCCATGTCAGATAACACCAAGCAATTTCGTTGGATTGTCCTGATCCAGCAGAATTTGGCGGCAATGTTTGCCCAAGATCCTAACGTCTTTGTTGCCGGGGATTTACTTTGGTATCCAGTTGAAGGAGATAACAAAACCCGCTATGCTCCCGATGCTATGGTCGTTTTTGGCAGACCGAAGATAGATCGTGGTTCCTACCAACAATGGAAAGAAGAGGATATTGCCCCTCAGGTGGTGTTTGAGATTCTTTCTCCTAGCAATACTCAAACCGAGATGAACAAAAAGCTATTGTTCTACGATTGCTACGGTGTGGAGGAATATTACTTGTATGACCCGGATAAAAACGACCTCAGCGGTTGGCTGCGCCAAGGCGACCCTTGCGGTATCTGCGAAGCAGCGCGCCTTTCTGTTGTTGATCCGATTGCCAGTTGGGTGAGTCCTCGACTCAATATTTGTTTTGATTTAACGGACGAAAGGTTACAACTTCTGCGTCCAGACGGCACTCCGTTCACCACGCTGGAACAAGAATCTCAACGAGCAGAACAAGAACGCCAACGAGCAGATAAATTGGCAGCAAAGCTGCGAGAGCTAGGAGTAGACCCAACTGAAATCTAA
- a CDS encoding heme oxygenase (biliverdin-producing) yields MVNLALKLKEGTKKAHTAAENVGFVKCFLKGVVEKSSYRKLVGNLYFVYSAMEEEMERLNQNPIISKINFPELHRKASLEQDLFYYYGSNWRDQVVLSSAGKAYVDRIREIAKTAPELLIAHSYTRYMGDLSGGQILKGIAQRGMNLVEGEGTAFYEFEGILDEKAFKANYRQALDAMPLDEADADRIVEEANDAFGLNMTMFQELEGNLIKAIGMLLFNTLTRRKTRGSTELATAE; encoded by the coding sequence ATGGTCAATTTAGCACTCAAGCTGAAAGAAGGCACCAAGAAAGCCCACACAGCCGCAGAAAACGTCGGTTTCGTTAAATGCTTCCTGAAAGGCGTGGTAGAAAAAAGCTCGTATCGTAAGCTTGTCGGCAATCTCTACTTTGTCTATTCGGCAATGGAAGAAGAGATGGAACGCCTCAACCAAAACCCAATTATTTCAAAGATTAACTTTCCTGAACTGCACCGCAAAGCCAGCTTAGAGCAAGATCTGTTCTACTACTACGGCAGCAACTGGCGCGATCAAGTCGTGCTTTCTTCCGCAGGCAAAGCTTATGTCGATCGCATTCGAGAAATCGCCAAAACCGCCCCCGAACTATTGATCGCCCACTCCTATACCCGCTACATGGGTGACCTGTCGGGCGGTCAAATTCTCAAGGGCATTGCTCAACGCGGCATGAACTTGGTTGAAGGAGAAGGCACAGCCTTTTACGAGTTTGAAGGGATTCTTGATGAAAAGGCGTTCAAAGCAAATTATCGCCAGGCGCTGGATGCAATGCCTCTTGACGAAGCAGATGCAGACCGAATTGTAGAAGAAGCCAATGATGCTTTTGGCTTGAACATGACGATGTTCCAAGAGCTAGAAGGTAATCTGATTAAGGCGATCGGCATGTTGCTCTTTAATACGCTCACTCGCCGCAAAACACGGGGCAGCACTGAGTTGGCTACCGCTGAGTAG
- the mnmE gene encoding tRNA uridine-5-carboxymethylaminomethyl(34) synthesis GTPase MnmE: MTYSPSTIAAIATAIVPQQGSVGIVRLSGSESVAIAKILFYSPGHQPWESHRILYGYVRHPQTQQLIDESLLLLMLAPRSYTREDVVEFHCHGGIIAVQQVLQLCLEQGVRLAEPGEFTLRAFLNGRLDLTQAESVADLVGAQSPQAAQTAIAGLQGKLAQPIRQLRANCLDILAEVEARIDFADDLPPLDDVQTKHDLATVLAEVEKILATADRGQLLRTGLKVAIVGRPNVGKSSLLNAWSRSDRAIVTNLPGTTRDVVESQLVVGGIPVQVLDTAGIREAVDAVEQIGVERSRAVAQGADLVLLTIDAQTGWTDDDQAIYESVNHRPLILVINKNDLAEDRDFSDLPIASVVKTIAAQGKGIEALEQAILAAVKSGNLQAANLDVAINQRQAAALMQAKIALIDVGGAIAEQLPLDFWTIDLRTAIRALGEITGEDLTESVLDQIFSRFCIGK; the protein is encoded by the coding sequence ATGACCTACTCACCTTCGACCATTGCCGCGATCGCCACTGCCATTGTTCCGCAACAAGGTAGCGTCGGCATTGTGCGACTGTCGGGATCAGAGTCGGTGGCGATCGCCAAAATCCTTTTCTATAGTCCGGGTCATCAACCTTGGGAAAGCCATCGAATTCTCTATGGCTATGTGCGTCATCCTCAAACTCAGCAGTTGATAGATGAATCGCTTTTGTTATTGATGTTGGCTCCCCGTTCGTATACCCGTGAGGATGTGGTGGAGTTCCATTGCCATGGTGGAATTATAGCGGTGCAGCAAGTTTTGCAGCTTTGTTTAGAGCAGGGGGTAAGACTAGCGGAACCTGGAGAATTCACGCTTCGGGCATTCTTAAACGGACGGCTGGATTTAACTCAAGCCGAGAGCGTTGCGGATTTGGTCGGGGCACAGTCACCCCAAGCAGCACAAACCGCGATCGCCGGGCTCCAGGGCAAGTTGGCACAGCCAATTCGTCAGCTTCGAGCAAATTGCTTAGATATTTTGGCAGAAGTGGAAGCCCGGATTGATTTTGCCGATGATTTGCCCCCCTTGGATGACGTACAGACGAAGCACGATTTAGCAACGGTTTTAGCAGAAGTTGAAAAGATTTTGGCAACGGCAGATCGGGGGCAGCTATTGCGGACAGGGCTCAAGGTGGCGATCGTCGGTCGTCCCAACGTGGGCAAGTCGAGTTTGCTGAATGCGTGGAGTCGGAGCGATCGCGCCATTGTCACAAACTTACCAGGGACGACGCGAGATGTTGTGGAGTCGCAATTGGTGGTAGGTGGAATTCCGGTGCAGGTGCTAGACACGGCTGGAATTCGAGAGGCAGTGGATGCGGTGGAGCAAATTGGAGTAGAGCGATCGCGGGCTGTAGCGCAAGGGGCTGATTTAGTTTTGCTGACTATTGATGCGCAAACGGGTTGGACAGATGATGATCAAGCGATTTACGAGTCGGTCAATCATCGTCCGTTAATTTTGGTCATTAATAAGAATGATTTGGCGGAAGATAGAGACTTTTCAGATCTACCGATTGCTTCCGTGGTCAAGACGATCGCCGCCCAAGGAAAGGGAATCGAAGCATTAGAGCAGGCAATTTTGGCGGCTGTTAAGTCAGGAAACTTACAGGCAGCAAATTTGGATGTGGCAATTAATCAAAGACAAGCAGCAGCATTGATGCAGGCAAAGATAGCTTTAATTGATGTGGGAGGGGCGATCGCCGAGCAACTGCCCCTCGACTTTTGGACGATTGATCTCCGCACAGCCATTCGAGCTTTAGGAGAAATTACAGGCGAGGATCTTACAGAATCGGTTCTAGATCAAATCTTTAGCCGATTCTGTATTGGAAAATAA
- a CDS encoding type II toxin-antitoxin system PemK/MazF family toxin → MSLIPRQYEIYLAELNPIVDAGIGKIRPVVIVSQNAMNRYLETIVICPLTFKLHPQWQSRLQIICAGKPAEIVVDQIRTISKSRLRKKLDNLSVDSADQLRRLITEMYGES, encoded by the coding sequence ATGAGTTTGATACCTAGGCAATATGAAATTTATCTAGCAGAATTAAATCCTATAGTCGACGCTGGAATTGGCAAAATTCGTCCTGTTGTGATCGTCAGCCAAAATGCAATGAATCGCTACTTGGAAACGATTGTTATCTGTCCTTTAACTTTCAAATTGCATCCCCAATGGCAGAGCCGATTACAGATTATCTGCGCTGGTAAGCCCGCTGAAATTGTTGTTGATCAAATTCGAACAATCAGCAAAAGTCGGCTGAGGAAAAAACTAGACAATCTATCAGTAGACAGTGCAGATCAATTGAGGCGATTGATTACAGAGATGTATGGGGAGTCGTAA
- a CDS encoding NAD(P)H-quinone oxidoreductase subunit H, whose translation MSMIETKTEPMVINMGPHHPSMHGVLRLIVTLDGEDVVDCEPVIGYLHRGMEKIAESRTNVMYVPYVSRWDYAAGMFNEAVTVNAPEKLADIPVPKRASYIRVIMLELNRIANHLLWLGPFLADVGAQTPFFYIFRERELIYDLWEAATGYRMVNNNYFRIGGVAADLPYGWVDKCEDFCDYFLPKVDEYEKLITNNPIFRRRIEGIGTITRDQAINWGLSGPMLRASGVQWDLRKVDHYECYDDFDWDVQWATEGDCFARYVVRIQEMRESVKILYQALKGLPGGPYENLEAKRMTAGPKSEWNSFDYQFIGKKIAPTFKIPQGEHYVRIESGKGELGIYIIGDDNVFPWRWKIRAADFNNLQILPYLLRGMKVADMIAILGSIDIIMGSVDR comes from the coding sequence ATGTCAATGATCGAAACCAAGACCGAACCCATGGTTATCAACATGGGTCCTCACCACCCTTCTATGCACGGGGTGTTGCGGCTTATCGTTACTTTAGACGGCGAAGACGTAGTAGACTGCGAGCCTGTCATTGGCTACCTGCACCGAGGCATGGAAAAAATTGCCGAAAGCCGCACCAACGTCATGTATGTTCCTTACGTCAGCCGCTGGGACTACGCCGCAGGGATGTTCAACGAGGCAGTTACCGTCAATGCTCCCGAAAAGCTTGCCGATATCCCTGTGCCAAAGCGCGCCAGCTACATCCGGGTGATCATGCTAGAGCTTAACCGGATTGCTAACCATCTGCTGTGGCTAGGGCCCTTTCTAGCAGACGTAGGTGCGCAAACTCCCTTCTTCTACATCTTCCGCGAACGAGAACTCATTTACGACCTATGGGAAGCCGCAACTGGCTACCGAATGGTCAACAACAACTACTTCCGCATTGGTGGAGTTGCCGCAGATCTACCTTATGGGTGGGTCGATAAATGTGAAGACTTCTGCGACTATTTCTTGCCAAAGGTGGATGAATACGAAAAGCTGATTACTAATAATCCTATCTTCCGTCGTCGCATTGAAGGCATTGGTACCATTACCCGCGATCAAGCCATCAACTGGGGGCTCTCTGGACCGATGCTACGGGCATCAGGCGTTCAATGGGATTTGCGCAAGGTCGATCACTACGAGTGCTACGATGATTTTGACTGGGATGTGCAGTGGGCAACCGAGGGCGACTGCTTTGCCCGTTATGTTGTCCGCATTCAGGAAATGCGTGAGTCTGTGAAGATTTTGTATCAAGCCCTCAAAGGTTTACCGGGCGGCCCTTACGAAAACTTGGAAGCCAAGCGGATGACTGCTGGACCCAAATCAGAGTGGAACAGCTTTGACTATCAGTTCATTGGCAAAAAGATTGCACCGACCTTTAAAATTCCTCAAGGTGAACACTATGTCCGAATTGAGAGTGGTAAAGGCGAACTCGGTATTTACATCATCGGTGATGATAACGTTTTTCCTTGGCGCTGGAAAATCCGGGCAGCAGATTTCAACAACCTACAAATCTTGCCCTATTTGCTGCGTGGGATGAAAGTCGCAGATATGATCGCTATTTTGGGCAGCATCGACATCATTATGGGGTCGGTCGATCGCTAA
- a CDS encoding dTDP-glucose pyrophosphorylase, with the protein MSYSLEIHSQPDIIALLPAGGQATRLSPLPLSKELYPIGFRATEGGLKPKVVAHYLLEKMQRSGITKVFFILRPGKWDIPAYFGDGTMLKMHLGYLTVHVPYGVPYTLNQAYPFVQNSLVAIGFPDILFEPADAYTHLIAHQSKRQADVVLGLFPTENYWKAGMVDFDDSGRVRQIVEKPLNCELNYMWAIALWTSRFTQFMQDYLAAIPNPAQEIPIGDVIQASISSGLQVEAVPFPNGSYLDVGTPADLMTAILAHTPRSPSSPSRPHP; encoded by the coding sequence ATGTCCTACAGTCTAGAAATTCATTCTCAGCCTGATATCATTGCCCTTCTACCCGCAGGCGGACAAGCCACCCGCCTTTCGCCGCTACCCCTCAGCAAAGAGCTTTATCCCATTGGCTTTCGTGCCACAGAGGGCGGCTTAAAACCCAAAGTCGTTGCCCACTATTTATTAGAAAAGATGCAGCGATCGGGCATCACAAAAGTCTTCTTTATTCTGCGCCCTGGAAAGTGGGATATTCCAGCGTATTTTGGCGATGGCACAATGCTAAAAATGCACCTGGGCTACCTAACTGTGCATGTGCCCTATGGCGTGCCTTATACGCTCAATCAGGCGTACCCATTTGTGCAAAATTCTTTGGTAGCGATCGGTTTCCCCGATATTTTATTTGAACCCGCCGATGCCTACACTCATCTCATCGCTCACCAGTCTAAAAGACAAGCCGATGTAGTGTTAGGCTTGTTTCCCACTGAAAACTACTGGAAAGCGGGAATGGTCGATTTTGATGATTCCGGGCGAGTTCGGCAGATCGTTGAAAAGCCGTTAAATTGTGAACTGAACTATATGTGGGCGATCGCCCTCTGGACTTCTCGCTTCACCCAGTTTATGCAGGATTATCTTGCCGCTATTCCCAACCCAGCCCAGGAGATTCCCATTGGCGATGTGATTCAAGCCAGCATCTCGTCTGGTTTACAAGTCGAAGCTGTCCCTTTCCCAAACGGCTCTTATTTAGATGTTGGCACCCCCGCAGATCTCATGACCGCAATTTTGGCACATACACCGCGATCGCCGTCCTCTCCATCGCGTCCCCACCCCTAA
- the accC gene encoding acetyl-CoA carboxylase biotin carboxylase subunit: protein MRFDKILIANRGEIALRILRTCEEMGIATVAVHSTTDRNALHVQLADEAVCIGEPPSSKSYLNIPNIIAAALTRNATAIHPGYGFLAENARFAEICADHQIVFIGPSPDSMRSMGDKSTAKETMQKLGVPTVPGSDGLIGDEQEALAIAKQIGYPVMIKATAGGGGKGMRLVRYPEDLIKFYIAAQGEAEAAFGNSGVYIEKFVERPRHIEFQILADSHGHVVHLGERECSIQRRHQKLLEEAPSPALTPSLRKKMGAAAVRVAKGINYVGAGTVEFLLDQSGNFYFMEMNTRIQVEHPVTEMITGLDLIAEQIRIAQGEKLQFTQDQVEFRGHAIECRINAEDPDHNFRPSPGRISAYLPPGGPGVRMDSHVYTEYEIPPYYDSLIGKLIVWGQDRPMAIERMKRALRECAITGLKTTLGFHQKVLESPDFVKGDIYTNFVEQVMMKGK from the coding sequence ATGCGTTTCGACAAAATTTTGATTGCCAACCGAGGAGAAATTGCCCTTCGCATCCTCCGCACCTGTGAGGAAATGGGCATCGCCACGGTTGCAGTCCATTCCACTACCGATCGCAATGCTCTCCACGTTCAACTTGCCGACGAAGCCGTTTGTATTGGCGAACCGCCCAGCAGCAAAAGCTATCTCAACATTCCTAACATCATTGCCGCAGCCCTGACCCGTAATGCTACAGCCATTCATCCAGGCTACGGTTTTTTGGCAGAAAACGCCCGCTTTGCCGAAATCTGTGCCGACCACCAAATTGTTTTCATTGGGCCCTCCCCTGACTCTATGCGCTCTATGGGCGATAAGTCTACTGCCAAAGAAACCATGCAGAAGCTCGGCGTACCGACGGTGCCTGGAAGTGATGGACTGATTGGTGATGAGCAGGAAGCCCTGGCGATCGCCAAACAAATTGGCTATCCCGTTATGATCAAAGCCACGGCAGGCGGTGGTGGCAAAGGAATGCGCCTCGTTCGCTACCCTGAAGACCTGATCAAGTTCTATATAGCTGCCCAAGGTGAAGCGGAAGCGGCATTTGGTAACTCTGGCGTTTACATTGAAAAGTTTGTGGAACGCCCTCGCCACATTGAGTTCCAAATTTTGGCCGATAGTCACGGTCATGTCGTTCATTTAGGCGAACGCGAGTGTTCCATTCAGCGTCGGCACCAAAAGCTGCTGGAAGAAGCGCCTAGTCCGGCTCTCACTCCATCTCTGCGAAAGAAAATGGGCGCAGCGGCAGTGCGGGTTGCTAAAGGCATTAACTATGTGGGAGCAGGGACAGTCGAGTTTTTGTTAGATCAATCAGGCAACTTTTACTTTATGGAGATGAATACCCGAATTCAGGTCGAACATCCGGTCACTGAAATGATTACGGGGTTGGACTTAATTGCTGAACAAATCCGCATTGCCCAAGGCGAAAAGCTTCAGTTCACCCAAGATCAAGTCGAGTTTCGCGGTCATGCGATCGAGTGCCGCATTAATGCCGAAGACCCTGACCACAACTTCCGCCCCAGTCCGGGTCGCATCAGCGCCTACTTGCCCCCTGGCGGTCCAGGTGTACGGATGGATTCCCACGTCTACACCGAGTATGAAATTCCGCCCTACTACGACTCTTTGATTGGCAAGCTAATTGTGTGGGGGCAAGATCGACCGATGGCGATCGAGCGGATGAAACGAGCCTTGCGAGAGTGCGCCATTACTGGACTCAAGACTACTCTTGGGTTTCACCAAAAAGTTTTAGAATCACCAGATTTTGTCAAGGGCGACATTTATACAAATTTTGTAGAACAGGTGATGATGAAAGGGAAATAG